The following are encoded together in the Desulfonauticus submarinus genome:
- a CDS encoding J domain-containing protein gives MKDIAHYFTILQLKPDASLQDVKAAYRRLAFKYHPDLNPSNPKATLKFQEINQAYVYLKNYLKHKPSSPHKQKQSTSPKKSPKQTANKTEFKNASSGRQTFNKSQEEILKEILEDPFARKVFEDIFAQAQTQKTSPTKSLAYFKEIIKSWWINQLNHEQTIYLAPSQIKAGTKIKITINQKFSSKTQVEITIPLNYKIGQPIRLKKLGRKFGPWQGDLYLKIYPKNSN, from the coding sequence ATGAAAGATATAGCTCATTATTTCACAATTCTTCAACTAAAACCAGACGCATCCCTTCAAGACGTAAAGGCTGCGTACAGGCGGTTGGCTTTTAAGTATCATCCTGACTTAAACCCTTCAAATCCAAAGGCCACTTTGAAATTTCAAGAAATAAACCAAGCCTATGTATATCTAAAAAACTATTTAAAACACAAACCTTCTTCTCCTCATAAGCAAAAACAATCTACTTCTCCGAAAAAATCTCCAAAGCAAACGGCAAACAAAACAGAATTTAAAAATGCCTCATCAGGACGCCAAACATTTAATAAATCGCAAGAAGAAATTTTAAAAGAAATACTAGAAGATCCCTTTGCTCGGAAAGTATTTGAGGATATTTTTGCTCAAGCCCAAACTCAAAAAACTTCTCCCACAAAAAGTTTAGCGTATTTTAAAGAAATAATTAAGTCTTGGTGGATAAACCAATTAAACCACGAACAAACTATTTATTTAGCACCTTCGCAAATAAAAGCTGGTACAAAAATCAAAATTACAATAAATCAAAAATTTTCCTCTAAAACCCAAGTAGAAATCACTATTCCTCTAAATTATAAAATAGGACAACCTATTAGATTAAAAAAATTAGGACGCAAATTTGGACCATGGCAAGGAGACCTTTATCTTAAAATCTATCCTAAAAATTCAAATTAA
- a CDS encoding ATP-binding protein, translating to MQKLPIGLQSFKALREDNYLYVDKTFYIKELVDRGKYYFLSRPRRFGKSLFLDTLRQAFLGRKKLFEGLYLYERWDWEKKYPVIHISFGAGVMRNLDELRDTMESFLIDWKNAFSIIYEKKSIKEKFKEAIQKAAEKYNNQVVVLIDEYDKPILDNITELNKAKEIREELKNFYSVLKDSDEYLKFVFITGVTKFSKVSIFSGLNNLDDITLERNYATICGYTQSELEKNFADRLKGVDLSEVRRWYNGYSWGGEKVYNPFDILLFLSKKQFQNYWFETGTPTFLIKMLDENKYYIPRIEEIKAGGEIISSFELEALKIETLLYQTGYLTIEKIEEILPYEYEYHLTYPNLEVKKAFTDSLLTFFSNDLVKKSENKISLVKKLRAKDFEGLREVFYSFFASIPNDWYRKNQLSGYEGFYASIFYCYFTALGLEVKAEDATNQGRLDMAVFFEGSCYIFEFKVVELIKDENSALTQIKTKGYADKYKSQYDEIYLIGVEFSKEEKNIVGYEVEKF from the coding sequence ATGCAAAAGTTACCCATAGGTTTGCAGAGTTTTAAGGCTTTGCGTGAAGATAACTATCTTTATGTGGATAAGACGTTTTATATTAAAGAGTTAGTAGATAGGGGGAAGTATTATTTTTTGTCTCGTCCTCGTCGTTTTGGCAAGAGTTTGTTTTTAGATACGTTAAGGCAGGCATTTTTAGGACGTAAGAAATTATTTGAAGGTCTTTATTTATATGAGAGATGGGATTGGGAGAAAAAGTATCCTGTTATTCACATTAGTTTTGGCGCAGGAGTAATGAGGAATTTGGATGAGCTAAGAGATACTATGGAGTCTTTTTTAATAGATTGGAAAAATGCTTTTTCTATTATTTATGAAAAAAAGAGCATTAAAGAAAAATTTAAAGAGGCAATTCAAAAGGCAGCTGAGAAATATAACAACCAAGTAGTAGTGTTAATAGATGAATATGACAAGCCAATTTTAGACAATATAACAGAATTAAATAAGGCAAAAGAAATAAGAGAGGAATTAAAGAATTTTTATTCAGTGTTAAAAGACAGTGATGAGTATTTAAAGTTTGTTTTTATAACAGGGGTGACCAAGTTTTCAAAGGTATCTATTTTTAGTGGATTAAATAATTTAGATGATATTACGTTAGAAAGAAATTATGCGACTATTTGTGGTTATACGCAAAGTGAATTAGAGAAAAATTTTGCAGATAGATTAAAAGGAGTTGATTTATCTGAGGTAAGGAGATGGTATAATGGCTATAGTTGGGGAGGAGAAAAGGTTTATAATCCTTTTGATATATTGCTTTTTCTTAGTAAGAAACAATTTCAGAATTATTGGTTTGAGACAGGGACACCTACGTTTTTGATAAAGATGTTAGATGAGAATAAATATTATATTCCAAGGATAGAAGAGATAAAAGCAGGAGGAGAAATTATAAGCAGTTTTGAGTTAGAAGCGTTAAAAATAGAGACTTTGTTATATCAAACAGGTTATTTAACAATTGAAAAGATAGAAGAGATATTGCCTTATGAATATGAATATCATTTAACCTATCCTAATTTAGAAGTAAAAAAAGCATTTACTGACAGTTTGCTTACTTTTTTTAGCAATGATTTGGTTAAAAAATCAGAGAATAAGATTAGTTTAGTAAAGAAATTAAGGGCAAAAGATTTCGAGGGATTAAGAGAAGTTTTTTATTCTTTTTTTGCGTCTATTCCTAATGATTGGTATCGTAAGAATCAGTTATCAGGCTATGAAGGATTTTATGCATCTATATTTTATTGTTATTTTACTGCGTTAGGCTTGGAAGTAAAAGCCGAAGACGCAACTAATCAGGGTCGTTTAGACATGGCAGTATTTTTTGAGGGGAGTTGTTATATTTTTGAGTTTAAGGTAGTGGAGTTGATAAAAGACGAGAATTCAGCATTAACTCAAATAAAGACAAAAGGTTATGCAGATAAATACAAATCTCAATATGATGAAATTTATCTGATAGGTGTAGAATTTAGCAAAGAAGAAAAAAATATCGTGGGCTATGAAGTGGAAAAGTTTTAA
- a CDS encoding LolA family protein, which translates to MRLRVLIILFFIFVSQGVFAQPDILDKMQAKYEQINSFQAEFYQTLTNAATKEQEVRKGIIYYQKPGLILWEVLSPDPEKLVVGEKFVWDYFPEENTVYKYRREQILTSKTMLKFISGKANVKEDFVPEFQGKQKDGLKFKLVPKKPEPSLVLAYVWIDKDSYLLNRVMLIDFFGNGNELSIVNTKINQEFNPNLFRFKVKKDMEVIDNTSNS; encoded by the coding sequence TTGAGATTACGTGTTCTAATAATTTTATTTTTTATTTTTGTAAGTCAGGGAGTATTTGCCCAACCAGATATATTAGATAAGATGCAAGCAAAGTATGAACAAATAAATTCTTTTCAGGCTGAATTTTATCAAACGCTTACAAATGCTGCTACCAAAGAACAAGAAGTACGAAAAGGAATAATTTATTATCAAAAACCCGGTCTTATTTTGTGGGAGGTTTTAAGTCCTGATCCAGAAAAATTGGTGGTGGGAGAGAAATTTGTTTGGGACTATTTTCCTGAAGAAAATACAGTTTATAAGTATAGACGAGAGCAAATTTTAACCTCTAAAACAATGCTCAAATTTATCTCAGGAAAGGCAAATGTTAAAGAAGATTTTGTGCCAGAGTTTCAGGGAAAGCAAAAAGATGGTCTTAAGTTTAAACTTGTACCTAAAAAACCAGAGCCAAGTTTGGTTTTAGCTTATGTTTGGATTGATAAAGATAGTTATCTTTTAAATAGAGTTATGCTTATTGATTTTTTTGGAAATGGTAATGAACTTTCTATTGTTAATACCAAAATTAACCAGGAGTTTAATCCAAATCTATTTAGATTTAAAGTAAAAAAGGATATGGAGGTGATTGATAATACTAGTAACTCTTAA
- a CDS encoding transporter substrate-binding domain-containing protein codes for MKKIYFIFCLFFCVFFCRPGLGIEVKDIIQRGELRHLAVPYANFNLGDNTGFCLDLIRAFAKDLGVKYKYVPSSWETILDDLVGRKILFANKQVIIGDVVQIRGDIIATGFTILDWRKEVVLFSEPTFPTQVWLVGKFDSDLKPIKPSGNEEYDIQRTLTLVKGRRVLGKRGTCLDPSLYKLSQKGAICEDFAGNVNDIAGVVLKGDVELAILDVPDVLVALRKWPGQLKVLGPISKRQYMGCAFNKHSIELRNRFNSFLHRIKERGLYLELVKKYFPDAIYYFADFFKF; via the coding sequence ATGAAAAAGATATATTTTATATTTTGTTTATTTTTTTGTGTGTTCTTTTGTCGTCCTGGTCTAGGTATAGAAGTAAAAGATATTATCCAAAGAGGAGAATTAAGACACCTTGCTGTTCCTTATGCGAATTTTAATTTAGGAGATAATACTGGTTTTTGCCTAGACTTAATTAGAGCTTTTGCCAAAGACCTAGGAGTGAAATATAAGTATGTTCCTTCTTCTTGGGAAACAATTTTGGATGATTTGGTAGGTAGAAAAATATTGTTTGCTAATAAACAGGTAATAATCGGAGATGTTGTTCAAATAAGAGGAGATATAATTGCCACAGGATTTACTATTTTAGATTGGAGAAAAGAGGTGGTTTTGTTTTCTGAACCAACTTTTCCCACTCAAGTATGGTTGGTAGGTAAATTTGATTCTGATTTAAAACCTATCAAGCCTTCAGGAAACGAAGAATATGATATCCAAAGAACCCTTACTTTGGTAAAAGGAAGAAGGGTTTTAGGTAAGAGAGGAACGTGTTTAGATCCTAGTCTTTATAAATTATCTCAAAAAGGTGCTATTTGTGAAGATTTTGCAGGAAATGTTAATGATATTGCAGGAGTAGTATTAAAAGGAGATGTAGAATTAGCTATTTTAGATGTTCCAGATGTTTTAGTAGCTTTAAGAAAGTGGCCTGGTCAGCTTAAAGTGTTAGGTCCTATTTCTAAACGTCAATATATGGGATGTGCTTTTAATAAGCATTCTATTGAACTCAGGAATAGATTTAATTCTTTTTTACATAGAATAAAAGAGAGGGGGTTATATTTAGAATTGGTAAAAAAATATTTTCCTGATGCTATTTATTACTTTGCTGATTTTTTTAAGTTTTAA
- the lipB gene encoding lipoyl(octanoyl) transferase LipB yields the protein MRVIDLGIISYKQCLELQLKTLAEVQAGQEDTLFVLEHFPVITFGRNGGEENLLFNKKELRNKGVELVKSSRGGNITCHFPGQVVVYPIFRLGKRKGGVKKFFFDLEEVVIQVLKGYSIEANRIEGLSGVFVKEKKICSIGIGVKRWISYHGLALNVYSDLSLFKFINPCGLNREMTAIHLESEKKPTIKEVKKDLVYVFNTLFT from the coding sequence ATGCGGGTAATTGATTTAGGAATTATTTCTTATAAACAATGTTTAGAATTACAATTAAAAACTTTAGCAGAAGTTCAGGCAGGGCAAGAGGATACGTTATTTGTGTTAGAACATTTTCCAGTTATTACTTTTGGTAGAAATGGTGGGGAAGAAAATTTACTTTTTAATAAAAAAGAGCTTCGAAATAAAGGAGTTGAATTAGTAAAGTCTTCTAGGGGCGGGAATATTACATGCCATTTCCCTGGTCAAGTGGTGGTCTATCCTATTTTTAGACTTGGAAAGAGAAAAGGAGGTGTAAAAAAATTTTTTTTTGATTTAGAAGAAGTTGTGATTCAGGTTTTAAAGGGATATAGTATAGAGGCAAATAGGATAGAAGGTCTTAGTGGGGTTTTTGTTAAAGAGAAAAAGATATGTTCTATTGGTATTGGAGTAAAACGCTGGATTTCTTATCATGGATTAGCTTTGAATGTTTATTCAGATTTAAGTTTATTTAAATTTATAAACCCTTGTGGTTTAAATAGAGAAATGACTGCAATTCACTTAGAAAGTGAAAAAAAACCTACAATAAAAGAAGTAAAAAAGGATTTAGTTTATGTCTTCAACACGTTATTTACGTAA
- a CDS encoding ferredoxin encodes MDVLIDRDLCIGCEACVEICPNVFEINYSEKKAYVINPEGASLQELKDAVESCPVKCIFLEDL; translated from the coding sequence GTGGATGTTTTAATAGATAGGGATTTATGTATTGGATGTGAAGCGTGTGTGGAGATATGTCCGAATGTTTTTGAAATAAATTATTCTGAGAAAAAAGCGTATGTTATAAATCCTGAAGGAGCATCTTTACAAGAACTTAAAGATGCAGTGGAATCGTGCCCTGTAAAATGTATTTTTCTAGAAGATTTGTAA
- the lipA gene encoding lipoyl synthase — protein sequence MSSTRYLRKPEWLKVKLPTSKCFSQTRKLLADLNLNTVCQGARCPNIFECFSKKTATFLILGKFCTRNCAFCNIEHNKPEPVDLEEPVRVVEAVKRLQLEYVVITSVTRDDLPDGGASQFKKVIELLKQNLNVRVEVLIPDFKGSYEALKIVLDAKPNVLNHNVETVPSLYRKIRPQADFEQSLLLLKRTKDYNSQIKTKSGLMLGLGETKTEVIEVLEKLVEVRCDMVTLGQYLQPSRNHYPVKRYVHPDEFFEFKERGEQMGLKVFSGPFVRSSYHAADWV from the coding sequence ATGTCTTCAACACGTTATTTACGTAAACCAGAATGGTTAAAAGTTAAGTTGCCTACTAGTAAATGTTTTTCTCAAACTAGGAAATTGCTTGCTGATCTAAATTTAAATACTGTGTGTCAAGGTGCACGTTGTCCGAATATTTTTGAATGTTTTTCTAAAAAAACAGCAACATTTTTAATTTTAGGAAAATTTTGTACTAGAAATTGTGCTTTTTGTAATATTGAACATAATAAACCAGAGCCTGTAGATTTAGAAGAACCTGTTAGAGTTGTAGAAGCAGTTAAAAGATTGCAATTAGAATATGTAGTAATTACGTCTGTAACCAGAGACGATTTGCCAGATGGAGGGGCAAGCCAATTCAAAAAAGTTATAGAACTTTTAAAACAGAATTTAAATGTTAGAGTAGAGGTGTTAATCCCTGATTTTAAAGGTAGTTATGAGGCATTAAAAATAGTTTTAGATGCAAAACCTAATGTCTTAAACCACAATGTAGAAACTGTTCCTAGTTTATATAGAAAAATTAGACCTCAAGCTGATTTTGAACAGAGCTTGTTATTGCTAAAAAGAACAAAAGATTATAACTCTCAAATAAAAACAAAAAGCGGTCTTATGTTAGGTTTAGGAGAAACAAAGACAGAAGTGATAGAAGTGCTAGAAAAGTTGGTGGAAGTTAGGTGTGATATGGTTACTTTAGGACAATATTTGCAGCCATCAAGGAATCATTATCCTGTAAAGCGTTATGTGCATCCAGATGAATTCTTTGAATTTAAAGAAAGAGGAGAACAGATGGGATTAAAAGTGTTCTCAGGGCCTTTTGTAAGAAGTAGTTATCATGCTGCTGACTGGGTTTAA
- a CDS encoding PAS domain-containing hybrid sensor histidine kinase/response regulator, with amino-acid sequence MNIKSLFFWYKVIFAVICFITVYVIWVMQDTLQVQKLQREMTKRLFLGQMDNKIETISLFLQERRRDLKRLSKDERIKAFFINRNLGMSMQYGLRASYLQMIDTLKQMTSRDTLSFKALSIRDKDGSLLASAGFIPASLLRIDAHAVFKEGYSFSNILRLQNKGYIRIVENIKVGNNNVAILIGYLDLKQIFEGLLDFKREQVIDIISLIQGNNVLYSLNFFNFNGELDIGGLLNTYFMQGNDIFINKKGEFIAVKKIVGTPFKLAFFCKSKCLKPEITFKVFIGIIALLSLFLIICVWIVSLGRLKKFSMETNRIKNLLDSILNSIQDGIFAIDKDYTILFANKIIEGWISLDSLVGRKCYKVFFNFDQPCSFCPSRRCMSYMEPVMASMQGFANSNSWIEVYNFPFYEDGKELSGAVVYVKDITQKKLTEAELKRSKEHLERVVQKLKEAVRKTHELAKEAKQANKAKSIFLSNVSHEIRTPLNAILGLTQLLLEYEDFSAEQKEHLLTIKKSGELLLKIINDILEISKIESGKLNVCVERFNLKEVLNKIESIFRVQAEQRGLNFNIVIDDFLLNIDLEGDEQKFVQVLVNLVSNAIKFTSSGDVEIRIRIQEKHEKNLILRVEVKDSGPGIAEKDLESIFRPFEQTKVGKNIGGGTGLGLTLSKHYIELLGGRIGVESELGKGSIFWFELPFNYFTQLNLKQKEISSISKQKLNLKILAVDDDDINRMILKEMLEREGATVLEASNGEQAIEKCFQEKPDIVLMDIRMPKMDGLEATKKIREVFSSKEVKVVALTASAFEEDKKRILETGVDEYLRKPFEREDLLRVIYRLISNKES; translated from the coding sequence ATGAATATAAAAAGTTTGTTTTTTTGGTATAAAGTAATATTTGCTGTTATATGTTTTATAACAGTCTATGTGATTTGGGTCATGCAAGATACTTTGCAAGTTCAAAAATTGCAAAGAGAGATGACAAAACGTTTATTTTTGGGTCAAATGGATAATAAGATAGAGACAATTTCTCTTTTTCTACAAGAAAGAAGAAGAGATTTAAAACGTCTTAGTAAGGATGAGAGAATAAAAGCATTTTTTATTAATAGAAATTTAGGTATGTCTATGCAATATGGACTAAGAGCTTCCTATTTACAAATGATTGATACATTAAAACAAATGACAAGTAGAGATACTTTATCTTTTAAAGCTTTAAGTATTCGAGACAAAGATGGAAGCTTATTGGCTAGTGCAGGATTTATTCCTGCAAGCCTGCTTAGAATAGATGCTCATGCGGTTTTTAAAGAAGGATACTCTTTTTCTAATATTTTAAGATTGCAAAATAAAGGTTATATTAGAATTGTAGAAAATATTAAAGTGGGAAATAATAATGTAGCTATTTTAATTGGATATCTTGACTTGAAGCAAATATTTGAAGGTCTGTTGGATTTTAAAAGAGAACAAGTTATAGATATAATTTCTTTGATACAAGGAAACAATGTCTTATATTCCCTTAATTTTTTTAATTTTAATGGTGAATTAGATATTGGTGGTCTTTTAAATACATATTTTATGCAAGGTAATGATATTTTTATTAATAAAAAGGGGGAATTTATTGCTGTTAAAAAAATAGTTGGAACACCATTTAAGCTTGCTTTTTTTTGTAAGTCTAAATGTTTAAAACCAGAGATAACATTTAAAGTTTTTATTGGAATTATAGCTTTATTGTCTTTATTTTTAATTATATGTGTATGGATTGTTTCTTTAGGGCGTTTAAAGAAATTTTCCATGGAAACTAATAGAATAAAGAATCTTTTAGATTCTATCTTAAATAGTATTCAAGATGGGATTTTTGCTATTGATAAAGATTATACTATTTTGTTTGCTAATAAAATAATAGAGGGTTGGATATCTTTAGATTCTTTAGTTGGTAGAAAATGTTATAAGGTATTTTTTAATTTTGACCAACCGTGTAGTTTTTGCCCATCTAGAAGGTGTATGTCTTATATGGAGCCAGTAATGGCTTCTATGCAGGGTTTTGCAAATAGTAATTCATGGATCGAAGTATATAATTTCCCTTTTTATGAAGATGGTAAAGAACTGTCAGGAGCGGTTGTTTATGTTAAAGATATTACTCAAAAGAAACTGACAGAAGCAGAGTTAAAAAGGTCGAAAGAGCACTTAGAGAGAGTTGTGCAAAAACTTAAAGAGGCAGTAAGAAAAACTCATGAATTAGCTAAAGAGGCTAAACAGGCTAATAAGGCTAAAAGTATATTTTTATCTAATGTTAGCCATGAAATTAGGACTCCTTTAAATGCAATTTTAGGTCTTACTCAACTTCTTTTAGAGTATGAAGATTTTTCCGCTGAACAGAAAGAACATTTGTTAACTATTAAAAAGAGTGGTGAGCTTTTGTTAAAAATAATTAATGATATTTTGGAAATATCTAAAATAGAGTCTGGGAAGCTTAATGTATGTGTAGAACGGTTTAACCTTAAAGAAGTTTTAAATAAAATCGAGAGTATTTTTAGAGTTCAAGCAGAGCAACGAGGCCTAAATTTTAATATAGTGATAGATGATTTTCTACTAAACATAGATTTAGAAGGAGATGAGCAGAAGTTTGTTCAAGTTTTGGTAAACTTAGTGAGTAATGCCATTAAATTTACTTCTTCTGGAGATGTAGAAATTAGAATTAGGATACAAGAAAAGCATGAAAAGAATTTAATTTTGCGAGTAGAGGTAAAAGATAGTGGTCCAGGTATAGCAGAAAAAGATCTAGAGTCTATTTTTAGGCCTTTTGAACAGACTAAAGTTGGTAAAAATATTGGGGGAGGGACTGGGTTAGGTTTAACTTTAAGTAAACATTATATAGAGCTATTAGGGGGACGTATTGGAGTAGAAAGCGAATTAGGGAAAGGTAGTATTTTTTGGTTTGAGTTGCCATTTAACTATTTTACTCAGCTTAATCTTAAACAAAAAGAAATTTCCTCTATCTCCAAGCAAAAATTAAATCTTAAGATTTTAGCTGTAGATGATGATGACATTAATCGTATGATTTTGAAAGAGATGTTAGAACGAGAAGGGGCTACGGTTTTAGAAGCAAGTAATGGAGAGCAAGCTATTGAGAAATGTTTTCAAGAAAAACCCGATATTGTATTAATGGATATTAGAATGCCTAAAATGGATGGTTTAGAGGCTACAAAAAAAATAAGAGAAGTGTTTTCTTCTAAAGAGGTAAAAGTAGTTGCTTTAACTGCTAGTGCTTTTGAAGAGGATAAAAAAAGGATTTTAGAAACAGGGGTAGATGAATATTTGCGCAAGCCATTTGAAAGAGAAGATTTACTAAGGGTTATTTATCGTCTTATATCTAACAAAGAATCTTAA
- a CDS encoding pseudouridine synthase, with translation MRLNKYISQAGFTSRRKADQLIFNGQVKVNKQIITKPYFQVNPEQDIVEIQNHIIKINPKPFTLVLNKPIHVITSLFDPQNRTTIYDLLPPKIKQQRPIPIGRLDYFSEGLLLLTTDGELCYRVTHPKYKVEKIYLVRLRGKSIKEKLKKMEQGMTLLEGEYVFPAKTKIIKENKSFTLVEIIIKQGLNRQIRRMCRDLDLTILQLKRVQVGPIKLKNLKPGRHRLLNKKEINTLYSNVGLNPP, from the coding sequence GTGCGATTAAATAAATATATCTCTCAAGCAGGATTCACATCTCGAAGAAAGGCTGACCAACTAATCTTCAATGGCCAGGTCAAGGTAAACAAACAAATTATTACAAAACCATATTTTCAAGTAAATCCAGAACAAGATATTGTAGAAATACAAAATCATATCATAAAAATAAACCCAAAGCCTTTTACTTTAGTTTTGAACAAACCAATTCACGTAATCACTTCTCTTTTTGACCCACAAAACAGAACAACTATCTATGATCTGCTTCCTCCAAAAATCAAACAACAACGACCCATTCCTATAGGTCGTTTAGATTACTTTTCTGAAGGACTATTATTACTAACCACAGATGGAGAGTTGTGTTATCGTGTTACTCATCCTAAATACAAAGTTGAAAAAATATATTTAGTTCGTTTGAGAGGAAAAAGTATAAAAGAAAAATTAAAAAAAATGGAACAAGGCATGACTCTGTTGGAAGGTGAATATGTATTCCCTGCAAAAACAAAAATCATAAAAGAAAATAAATCTTTTACTTTAGTTGAAATAATAATTAAACAAGGATTAAATCGACAAATTAGAAGAATGTGCAGAGACTTAGACCTTACAATTTTACAATTAAAAAGAGTTCAAGTAGGTCCTATAAAATTAAAAAATTTAAAGCCAGGTAGACACCGACTCTTGAATAAAAAAGAAATAAATACTCTTTACAGTAACGTTGGATTAAATCCTCCATAA